The following is a genomic window from Patagioenas fasciata isolate bPatFas1 chromosome 1, bPatFas1.hap1, whole genome shotgun sequence.
CTCCTGGATACTTGAGCAGCAAGAAGTGTTCTGCATTTAAGGCTCCAGCCAGTTGTGTTACAGTAGACAGTAAGTACAGATGGAAATTAACTTTTCTATCTATATCAGGGTATAACATGCATTTGCAGGTTCATGATGGTTGCTTTAAAATTTTTCTAAACTTCATAGTATATTCTTAGATAAATGTTCATAGAAACAGCAGAGAGAATAATCATTATGTCTTGTGTACTGTTTATGATGACAGATATTTCTTTCCAAAGCCTATCTTTACTCCAATTATTTTTGTCCGTTTGCTTCAGCACAAATGACAAATCACACCTtcctacttattttttttttctttttggaaggaCTCATTTATTACAGGAGGGTACTACAAGAAAGGAAGGCActatatttttatgaaataatGTAGGCCCTGGAGATGGAAGCAATTTCCTTAGCTATGGGGAGTAGAAAGGTGCCTTGTTCATCAGTCTTAACAGTTAATATAAGCTCTGATAGGAGCATATATTTTCACTTGTTTATACTTAACGTTTCCCAATAAAGTGCCTGAGTGTTAACTAAGGTAGTGGATTATGCCCATAGAATGCCTGAGACCATAAAATGATGATTTCACCACAAGGCTTATTGGTGAAATAAATATCATTTCTGCTATTTGCAGGTTGAATAGAGTAAAGACTAAATTAACATCACTCTGGTGCTGTCTGGAAAAGATCTAGGGCTATATATTGAGAAAGATGACTTGAACAAAGAGGATGGAGGAGAAGCTGTTGAGAAGCAGCAGCCAGAAAACCAAGGATAAAATATTAGGGAGTCTGATCTAGGGACAGAGCTGCTCAGAAAGAAACTGGTTGGCAAGCTCAGAAAACTTTCTAAATGGTCTTTTGATTTGCACAGAGAACACATATAGTAGACAGTCTTATGACCAAAtcaggttgggagggacctttatGGTCCATCTTTTCCAATCTTTTGCTCAAAAGGGCCAGCTCTAAAGTCTGATCAAGTCACTCAGGGCCTTGTCCACTTGAGTTTTGGAAACCTCCAGGGATTAAGAtctcacagcctctctgggactTGTTCCATTGTTGCAGGGGAAGAATTCTCTCTCCTTATATCTAATCAGAAGTTTCCCTGAAGCAACATGTGACTGTTATATTGCGTCCTTTTGCTGTGCctctctgagaagagtctggctccatctatAAAGCCCTTTTAGGTAGTGGAGGGCTGAAATTAGGTTCTCCCTTAGCACCCTCTTCTCAAGACTAAACAAGCCTAGGTCCTTCAGCCTCTCTATAGGGCCCTGACCAACTTATTGTTCCTCTGATGGACTCCTTGCAGTTAGCTGACATTTCTCTTGAACTGGGAAGCTCAGTAATGGACACAGTATCCCAGATGTGGCTTCATGATTGTCAAGTAGAGGGGAATAATCACTTCTCTCGACCTGCTGGCTGCAGTCTTGTCGATGCAGCCCAGTGCTGAtcagctttcactgctgcaaggaCACACTTGACTCACATTAaacttgtccaccaggaccctgaaCCGTAGCTGCTCTCTAGCCAGTCAGTCCCCTGCCTGTACTGGTGCAGAGAGATGTGGTGCTGATCTCCACATTTGCCTTCATTCCTAAGATTTTTAGGTCATTTTTAAAGGAAGACCTCCCCTTTTGGCGTATCAGTCACCACCATGATGTGGTGTTATCTGTAGTTTCTTCAAATTACCTTAACTGGTGAGGGTTAAGGTAATCTCCCTTAACTTGGGCGATGTAAATTTTAGTTGCCAAGTCTATCTGGACTTCTAGGAACCTCTGGAGGGTAATTCTTCAGACCTAACAGAAGGTTAGTTCTCTGGAGGTCCTTGCTCTGCTGCACTGGACTCAATTAATAGTTTTCAATTAACCTGAACACTCTAAATAGCTGTGAAAGGGTATTACAAAAAATGTCAGAGCATGGCttcatgaaagggaaaaaaacatgtatatatctatatacacgAGAAAATAATGAAGAGGATCTGCTATAGAGCTATCAAGCTCCAAATGTAACAGGTTAAAAAGACAGATAAAGTAACTGGCTAACTGATATTTCTCACTGCAATTATTGATCTAATAAGGGTTTGCCTCCTGAACAACCACTGTGTGTTCATGTCTTCTAATGAATATTTATAATATACGGTAAAAGAGATATGTTTCTGTTATCATCAGATCTCTTCTAAGGTGTATGCAAGTTAATTTGTcaatcaaaacagaaaataacagagaagattgttttctccttgcatatcatGAAAGCATTGATCCACAAAATGTTTTAATGAACAAGAATAGCACTTACCTTGACATTTGTGAGAATATTAAAGATTGCATGAATAAATAACAGGAAATAAACATAACTTTAAGCACTACAACTGAACTGAACCATGACATTTCAATTTCCGTAAGCCTTGGATCTTCTAGTTATTTGCATCGATGACACATCAGAGCCTCTAGGACTTTGTTCTTGGGTTTGACTTCTTATTGTTATTTTGTTTCTGTGATCTACACTCTATGGTGTTTTTTAGAAGCAAGTCATTTGCAAAATTGATCCCATTTGAGATTCTTCCTTTTCTTGTCAAACAgcagtatgtgtgtatatatacatatatgtatatgtatgtttaaaaaataaaatattttaatcaggGGAAAATCAGCTGAAAATCAGCTATAAAATTCCTGAGAACTCTATTCTTGATTTGGCATTGAACCTCAGTGAAAAACTGGAGAAAGAGCCTGAAGAAACAGGCACAGTTTAATGTTCAAACATTGCAATCATTTAGAAATCCCAATCATATGTTCCAGAATTAATTATCCAAAGCTAGACGGTAATTTTTCCCTCTCAAGGTGGAGAAATCTTAGATACTGTGGGAACTGCAAAATCTAACCTGTTTACTTGCTTCATGAGAAGTTTCACTTTGAATTACTGAAGCCACTGTTAATAGACATTCTCAGAGAATAAACAGATATTTCTCAAAATGACTGCATGAAATTCAgaacagcaataacaaaaactgtagtaagaaaaaaaaagaggctctgCAGATGAGAAAAAGATGAACTGGCAATGTCAGATAGGAGGTAATACCACTGTGTGGTGAGGAGAGATGCTGGTTTTGTTGCTgaatgtgatttttgtttgtttcaggagCCTCTGCCACATCTCCTATATGGCGGCCAGTGGCTTTTGCTTTCCTCGCTTTGTGCCTGGTGCTGCTGATAGGGCTGGTAGTCCTGCTGGCCTTGTGTAAGTACTGTAGACTCCCAAACTGCTGCTGTGGGAGCGATTTCCAGCTGTACAACTGCTTCTACTGCCCCTGCagactgtccctggtgtccctgttcCCACAAGAGAAATAATACAGCAAGAAGGGCAATAGTGTGGCTCTCCCACAGCAGTTGTCCCACAGCTGAGTGTCAGCACACATAACTTGCACTCAGTAATATCTGCATTTACAGCTACCATAACCCTAACGGTTAATACAAGACCTAAACCTAACTAGCCCTaacccttaaccttaaccctaaccttaatgaccctaatcctaacactaaagcTAATGGCCAGCCCTACTTCTATCCTTAAAcataaacccaacccaaaccccaatcctaatcctaaatccctaatcctaaccataaccctaagggTTACACTAATGCAAGACCTAAAcctaactaaccctaacccctaacctaactGTAACCTCAATGAcactaatcctaacactaaagaTAATCCCCAAACCTATTCCTATCCTTaatcataaacctaaccccaaccctaatcctaatcctaaacccctAAACCTTGCcataaaacctaaccctaacactagctCTAACCCTAACTGCtgactaatcctaaccctaaacctaactctaaaccctgaccctaacccatgGCTGAAACACTTCGTTTTCACAGCTAGCTGCTCACCTCATCGGCCGTACTATCTGTGTAACAGTGCCCCCCTGTGGCTGATACCGGAATATTTCACAATTACAGTTCCCTCTTCTTGGATCGCAAGTTTTTTGCAGGAAAGGCAAACCTGGCATCAAAGTGTGGTGACTGATGCATTTGCCTAACGATTACAGCAGATTTTCCATagcaacattttaattaaaaaccaaagcTGATGTCACATTACGTTTGGAAGGAGAGAAAGGCTGTACCTGGCTTCTCTTTTTTGGCAGGAGGGAAGCAGTTTTAAGTACCCAAAATAAACACTCAAGGTGGTCTGTGTCATCACAGAAATGTTAGCTCAGAAGCAATTCTTCATATTTCTAATCTGACACCTGCCCTTTCCTCCCCAGCATTCAAAGCTGGACTACCACCAATCCCAGATAAACTCATCTGTAGCTTTGTGCAGATGACTATTGAAAATCTTCAAGGGCCCTCACCTTCCCAGGTGACCTTTTCCAGACCTGCACAGCTCTCCTGGTGAAGAAAATGTGGATGATGTACACACAATGGTGGGCATACATATGaagcagacaaaaaaataaaaaaaaaataaaaaaaaaaataaaaaaaaaaattaaaatgccaaAAGCTACAAATTAAAGCTAGAATTACaactacaatttttaaaaaacaatctttGATAAACACTTCCATGCCTTTCAGTTTTTCAGATTTCCAAAGACcctgaggaaggaaaaaagctgCAGGAAATGAGGGAAGCATTGTGTTttgaagggaaggagaaaaatggTAAATGTTGTTGTTATGTAAATAAACACAAATCACCCTCTTTTCAGAGCCCACTGACTGAAAGACTATAGAATCACAGGGGAAAGGTCTCATCGGTTAGTGTCTTTTTTAACTGTGGTAGTATTTGAGATATGGGTATGTGAACACTAACATGCAAAACAACTTGTCTCTCATCCCTCAAGAGCTCAGCTGACTCATGACTGCACTTAATCTTTTCTCAGTCAAACCAGTAGCTAAAAGCCCTGTATTCCTTGCAGCTCTGCATAATACTCTCTTTGATTTTTAGAAACAAGTTGTGCTCTCTGTCCAGCAAGCTGGCAAAACAGCGGAGCTGACAACTGCTTCTACatttcaaagcagaagaaaacatggAAGCAAAGCCAGGAGTTCTGTTCCTCAAGAAACTCCACTCTTCTTGTACTAAAAGACAAAGCAAAGATGGTACAGTCTTAACTTCATGCATTCCTTTATGTCATGTGTTTTAACTTACAGCAATCCTGCAGGCAGAAAATAGTTTAGTCATTTACAGTGCATGTATTTAGTTTCCTCTGAATCAAGTAGCCTTCCTGCAAGTCACAAGATTGTAATGACTTGCAACACTTTCTAAATTGTGTGCTGTGAGAAGCAGTGAAATTATCTATTAAGATAAATAGAATAAGCCATTGTACAAAATACCTTAGTTAGCTAATACttcatggagaaaataaaatgcatattaTTAGCATGAGGGAGAGACCCAGCACACAGAATACATGTTTTTGTTATCTCTTTCCACAAGTTTTATTACTGAGGGGTCCCAGTGTCAAAATCTGGAGAGTGGATGATTCACCATGGTCCTGTTCGCACATCGCAGTGCAATGTGACTATAAAGGGTTGCTTTCTGGCCTTGTGTTAGACCCTCAAAGAGTGGTGGTAATGATGGCATAAAGACCAGACAGCAGAGGATTATATTGTGATGACTGGAAAAGGTTTatgaaattaataattttaattagaCTTGCTAATTTGGGTGTATTTTTCTGACTAATAAGAAATCTGTAATTTGCTGTCAACCATATTTCCCTTTTTGTACACAGATATATGGGAATCTCTTTTTCAACAGCTGTTAAGCCTACACAAagcccaaatatgcttatttTCTTGTTGCTACCTAAaacttttaaaaggaaataagtttccctggaaatctgcctCCTTTTGCCAGATGAAGTTAATTTCAGTTGAGGGTtctcagcatttttattttaaggcACAAAGGCTGGACTTTTGGATTATTTAATTTAAGTGAAAATCAGATGGGAAGGGAAAAATAGAAAGGGGAGAAACAGTTTATTATTGAATTTAGCAGCATCCTGAGGACAAAATCACAGATCACACTGTTGGGAGACACCGGAACACTACATCTTCAATGCTGAATTCCAGAGATGATTTTGGTATGCTATATGAGTCTTTGGCTAGTTTGATTCCAGATGTCTGGgtgcttgatttttcttttgtgttttgtatATGTAGCTGCAGCCAGACTGAGGCCAGATCAGTTTAAGCCAGATAGGGTTCTTATATTTTGGATGAGTCCCTAAACATGCTACTGAGCAATAGTAGAGCATCTGGAGGATCTGAACAGGCTAAGATGCTGAGAAACCTCTTGGGTAGCACTTAGACACCTAGGTGCCTAAGCATAGGTTTCTAGGGTGATCTGAGATGCCCAGGGGTATTCTCTTTGACTTCCAAATAATGCCTCAGCAAGGCACAGCTGTCCCACAGGTTCTGGGTCTTGTCTGTCAGCCATATGTAAAGACCTCAGGCAGGTTGGAGAATCTCAAAAGGTGCTAGGGGCCTGTATTTAGGCAATAGACTCTGTCCTCTAGgctgggattcatctcacctaccTTCAAGCACCTACAGTGTAAGTGATTTGCAACTTCAGAGCTACTTCCTCAGGCTCCGTTACAGCCGGTGGGAGATCTGGCCAGTCACTGCTCAGTAACATCCTACGGAGTGAGATAAACCACTTCTGAGGCTTGATTGGATCTGTTGGCCAGATCTCTGCTGACTCTAATTAGGGCTTAAACAGCACTCACATGTCTACATCTGAACCACAGATAACTAAAGGCAGTGTAGACACCTAAAGGCAGACTAGAAAAAgctgggtggtttttgtttgtttgttttttgtttagttgtttttttctttaaagaagcaGTGTTTTTACACATCCGTGTTACATTTGTCTTGTGACAATTCAATAAACAATGGTATTCAAATGATCCCATAATCAGAGCAGTCAGCACTGCCTCGTGGAATACAAGCATAGATGACAGGTTACCCTCCTATTGAGTAAGAATTACTTCCTTTGGTTGCAGAACCTTCACAGCTGGAAGATACAGGAGCTTAGATCTTATTTTTGAAATATTGTTGTGATGATTTTCTCATACCTACAGATTTCTCTGCCACAGGATTCACAGTTTTACTGGGTTGGATTGTCATACGTATCTGAAAGGAACAGTTGGTACTGGGAGGATGGAACATCTTTTTCAAAAGAAGTGACAAATTGGTAAGCATTCATAACTTAAGACCAGTGTGGCTCTACCCAATGGGCCCCATAAAATAATTGAAACTTGTGTTTCCTCTTACTTTCCCATGTTTGTCATACATGCAATGACAAAGGAACATGGAGACCATAGTCTCTCCTATGGAGCTCCAAATTTGTGTCCTGTATAAGGAACAATGGGTGGCAAAATACAGTTCTATCACACGCATCAGACCCAAAAGGACCACCTAGCACAGATAAAATAGCTCTAAGGGGGGAAATAATTCTACATTCCGGTGTCAAATAAGTATGATTACAAATGTTCCAAATATAGATCACATTATTTTATCAGGACATAATTAACCCATATCTTTTAATTTGCTAGGGTTATGTTATATGACAACTTCTTCTGTGCCTCCCTATACGGACAGATTATTTATGCCAGCCACTCCTGTTCAACAAAGCAATTATGGATCTGTGAGAAAGGGGCCGTTCATTTCACCTGAAGAAGCATTGCAAGAAGGGATGTGGGATTTGCCACTGTGAGATGCCAACATTAGGAACTGCAAGTTTtagatatatttttgtttgtttatcatGCAGTTTTCTCAGAATCGTGACACAAATGGACAGGTCATTAGGGACTAAATCTTCTTCTTTGTCTGCATTCTCCCTCACAGGCTCACAAATTAGAGGGAAAATAAGCTACAAAGCTAAAAACTACATGCCTGGGAAGAAACTTTAAAGAATTAGCTATAGTCAAACAATGACCCTTCCATGTCTCTCCAGATTGACAACCACACATTCTCACAGATCTCTATGTTTCTTGAGCTTCAGTCAGTTTTTTACACTAACACCTGCCAGTCATAAACCAGTCCAACTACATTCTTGATAGTTCTATTTACTGAATTACGTACTGTACACACTAACTACTATCCACACATAATCCTCTTCTAGATTAGTTTGCCTAGACATGCCTTCTTTCCTAAATCCGGTCTTCCAACTGTTCCCCTGTTTGAGCTACAGGGATACAGAAATAACACAAGGCCTATTTAtccataaaattattttcatatatgcATTAATATTTATAGAGATAAAAGGACATTTGTGAGAAGACTACAGGGAATCCCTAGAAGCAATCTCTGTGAAAGTTAGAGTCAAATACAATGATTAGATTAAAACATTACCTGAATACCTTCAGTGATGTCATAACATCGATTGTGATAAAAATAGCAGTGAGGATAATAATTATGCGCTCCATTCAGAATTACACACAATCAGTACTCAAACTGATGCAGAATCTATTTCCACAGATCTTAGTTGAGCTCTTGCATTATATCCACACTGTTTGGGATCTTTGGAACCCAAGGTACATACTACATGTGTGTTATTAAAGCATTTGTCATGCTTcttgaaataaaattatgtaGTCACTTTTCTTGATGGAGTTCCATTGCATGAGTTCTTTGGAGCTTTGTATGTCAGCATCTGTTTTGTATTGCATATGCATATATTCTTTATGTGTATATACACCTTGCATCCATGTGTATACACCTTAGTATCTGGAGACTTtccataaaataaatgaaaaaaataataaggtgTCTTTAATATTCAGTATTTCCCTGGGAAATATTTTCAAAGACTGAAGCATTTCCTTGGTAAAAAATGAGTCCTTCTTCCTAATGTGCCAAAATATGTTTTTGAACTGAAGAAACTCACTATACTCAGCAGAGCCAAGACATGACCGATGGGCACAAGTACTGGTTAAACTATCTAGAATTCCTTTCTATTGCAGTTAGAAGTGCAAGGTACAACACAAGAAAGGTATGCTTCGTGTGTTTCAACCCatttaacttgaaaaaaataataactaacAGCAGGCATCTAAGCTGGCAcattttactgatttttcttcCCATAAAttaacacttgattttttttctagtgaTCTGCTATACACCTTGGCTTGGTGGCTGCATTGTTACAAGAAATGTTAGTGTCTGGGTTTCTTCCTGACTGCTGGATGTGACTTTTTAGGGAGCATTCACTATTATTGCAGCAAGGTCAAGTCCGTGGTGATAACGTGCAGGGTACATTTCTTTAGTTTCTATGACTGGATGATCTTTATAGACTATTTCCATAACTTTATATAGTAAACTCCATTTGGTCTCAGCCCAAATCTTggcaccagcagcttggaaagAGCTTTTTCCCTATTACCAGTGACTTATTTCACAGGGAAGAATTTATAGTATGTAGTACTGGAAATTCAATCAAATCCACTATTTCATCCAGTCTGCCTTCTATCTCAGATGCTGTCAGCATTCTGCTGACTACACATCTATGGAGCCCAAGACACAAGCTGCTCAAGGAGGTCCACTGTCTCTGGGGACAGTGGAGGACCACAATCTTTCCATGGCACTGGGAAGTTCAGAGAAGCGGTTCATCTGAAACATGTTTTGTATGGAAAATAAAACCTAGTATTGTGTATTAAGTGTGAGAGTACCAAAGCCTTGGTAGAAACTGAGAAATCATAAATCTTGAAAGGTTTGGGAACTAAAGAGAAGTTGTCATCTTCAACATCCCTTCAAACAGGACATGGACAGTGAAAAAGCTAGAGGTGAAGTGAATAAAGG
Proteins encoded in this region:
- the LOC136110264 gene encoding natural killer cells antigen CD94-like isoform X2 encodes the protein MEDEEGYTALNLRPTASVIPPGYLSSKKCSAFKAPASCVTVDRASATSPIWRPVAFAFLALCLVLLIGLVVLLALFFQISKDPEEGKKLQEMREALCFEGKEKNETSCALCPASWQNSGADNCFYISKQKKTWKQSQEFCSSRNSTLLVLKDKAKMDSQFYWVGLSYVSERNSWYWEDGTSFSKEVTNWVMLYDNFFCASLYGQIIYASHSCSTKQLWICEKGAVHFT
- the LOC136110264 gene encoding natural killer cells antigen CD94-like isoform X1; protein product: MEDEEGYTALNLRPTASVIPPGYLSSKKCSAFKAPASCVTVDRASATSPIWRPVAFAFLALCLVLLIGLVVLLALFFQISKDPEEGKKLQEMREALCFEGKEKNETSCALCPASWQNSGADNCFYISKQKKTWKQSQEFCSSRNSTLLVLKDKAKMISLPQDSQFYWVGLSYVSERNSWYWEDGTSFSKEVTNWVMLYDNFFCASLYGQIIYASHSCSTKQLWICEKGAVHFT